The Gavia stellata isolate bGavSte3 chromosome 1, bGavSte3.hap2, whole genome shotgun sequence DNA segment aaaagcaaatgctgcatttctttcctttaaaaagcaaacaaacaaatccaaacccCACTTATCAACATACTCATTAGACAAGTGTTCTGTGTGACAGGTAAGGAGGTAATTAGTTAGATGGTCAATCTGTCAGTCTTTAGTTTAATGCCAAACCAGACAGCGGTTCAATTCAGTTTAGATTTCAAAGACCTTTTTTTATGAGAGTTTGACTCATAACATAAAATTATCTTAAAtatcaagcttttttttcctattagaAATGTTTGTTCTATTAAAAAGAATAGTCCAGCATTGCTCCAAAGGAGAGAGGCATTTATAAATGCATCTGTTTAAACTTCTGatcatttgtttttccctgtgGGAGGGTTATATATTTCAGAAGCACAAAGCATATTCACTTCTCCCCTTTATAGTCTTGAAGAGGTTTTGTTTCCCTTAATGTTACCTAACCACATATTCCTTAACACAGAAGTATCCAGGGACCTTATTCAAGTGACTGTCCCAAATACGTAGGCAGCGTGTATATCGAAGTTGACATAGATGCAAATTTTGAACAGGGTGCTGAAGGCCAACATTCCCATTGCAAGCGCagtcatctgaaaaaaaacctgtgaatgGAAGTGGCTCCCCAACTGCAAATTCTGCAAAACACACTGTCTTTCACGGAGACAAGAGACAACTGATCAcctgggcaggcagcagctctggttGAATTTCTATAAGCATGTATCTAGCCttttgcttgggaaaaaaagtacaCAGTTTAAAATACTCCAAACTTTATGAACTGCCAACTCTCACTTTGACACAGCAGTACCAACAATAAGAGCACAGCTGCCTAATAAACTCCTTTCCTAAATTACAGAGCACTACGATTAAGATCCACACAACATCTCCAGTGCTGCAACTTCTCAGTTACCTCCCTGGGAAACGAACATCTTCCCTTTCCACAGCAAGATCAGCATCGGGAGAGATAAAAACCTACCTAAGCAACATCCAGATGGGAATAACCGTACAAAACATCACAGGAAACACGGCAATGGTAATTTGGCCAAAAATGGCCAGTTGTGCCGACAGCTTTTACAGCGTCATGTACCACCCTAACTGGAACAGCATGCTATCGAGTTACTCgagaaagagctttcagaaggaagagagagtgCCCGCCAGTCGCTCCTCCTTTGTGGTTGAAAACCTAACTCCACTGACAACATACATCGTGTGTGTGACTTGCCAGTCCGCAAACCCCTCCAGCGACCAGTGCCGAGTCTTTAACACGCTGGAACGAGACCCAGCATCCAGGAGCAACACCAAGAAAGAGCTGGCACTGGGCATCTGGCTtgccagcagcatcctgctCCTCATTATCGCTGCTATCCTCCTCTATGGCTGCCTGCATGTCCTGTGCCGCAGGAGACGCGAGCGTTTGCAAGGGCGAAACGGGACCTCCGAACAAGACCACGGGAAGGCATGGCCCAAAAGCCCGACATATGCGTCGGAGGAGCTCGGCATGCAGAGCCAACTGATGCAGGACACAGAGGAAAAGCATCCAGGTGGCATTCAGCTGGCCACAATTATACAGAATCCCTCAGCGGGCAAGGAACCCGTCATGCCGACTTGCAAAAGCCGAGAACGAGTGCCAGCGACAGGACAGTGCTCTGCTATAAATTAGAAACCTTTTGTCAGGGAGGAGATTTTTACTACATACAACAACCCAACTGCTTCAAACGCATCGTATACTTTGTCACCGTTCACAACAGGGAGCTCTGACTGCTAACCGCAGTGCTCCCAGCCTGTACCTCCGGTGTCACATCCCCTTCCATCAGCCCGGACACAGTCAGAGGTATTCAGAGGCAAAGGTCCAGATTCCCAAGAAGTGAGCACTTCAGCCGCACTCcgttatttaaaaatgaagcatgtAGCAAATAATTGGTTTACATTTTGAGGGAATTTTTTCGTTTCTTTTCTTTAGTctaaaacagcaaacaaatataaaaatgaatcaaAAGTGACCAagagacttcttttttcctagcaTAAATTAAAACTGAGTAGAAGTTTTCAGATGGCAACCCAGACTGTTACGCTACAGGCAACTGGAACGTACATACCGAGTGCAGTGGTTTGCCAGTGTGAGTTTTACCCCCACAATCCCAACTGCTTCTCAAACTACACGCTACAAACTATTACACCCAGACTACGCACTTCACCAGCCATGGTCCTCTCCATAGCTCCCATCTGAATGAGGTCAATCTCACACGTAAGCTAAACTCACCAGGATTTTAATGGTAACCTTTCGCCCACCTTTGAAATCCCCCTTGGTCTAAAAACATCTGCAACATAGCGACTCTGTAAAGACACTTTTAATGAAACTAAGGGAATGTCCTGGGTTATCGTATTTTGCGCTCTTCTGTACCCACCACAAGCCACCTTCTGCTCCCACCACAAGCTACTTTCTGCTCTGTGGGCAAGTGATTCCCTGTAGAGGAAACGGAGTTCAGAGAAGCAACTCCTgccccttccttctctctttccctttcagttttaataataaaactcTTTCACCAAATGCAAATTTCTATCAAACCACACAGTACTTTTTGTGTAATGAAGGGGCAAGGAAGTAAAAGCACGCcgaaacacattttatttttgtaataacCAAATCTGCCGATCATCTCGCTCAGCCTTGAGCTTCACGGCAAAGTGCCAAGAAAGGCCCTTCTGACAGAAATCTCTTCACTCTCACAACATGATGAGTCTTGTCTGGCTTACATGTATAAGTCACCCTGTTTTAAATCTCTTAAGTGCATTTGTGttccataaataaataaataaataagtctTACTATTGCTGTATAGTAtggtatgtttaaaaaacaaagatacGCTGTGACTGCAGGCATTTTAAACTGCTACTGATACGAACGTGTGTGTAAAGTCAGATCTTGTTGATGCAGCTCGGTTGTACCCGTAAAGGCTGGAGAACTCCTGGCTGGGCAGCTGCCATCCCTTTCCACCGCGTCCTGGAAGCCAAGGTGGTGTACAATTTTGGCAAGAGAACACCCGCCAAGTACTTCACAGCAGGCAGCGGGTCTTTTCAGCTACACTATTTTGACAACATTTCCCACAACTTGAGAAAGATGTCAACTCTCAT contains these protein-coding regions:
- the LOC104261036 gene encoding fibronectin type III domain-containing protein 9 — protein: MGITVQNITGNTAMVIWPKMASCADSFYSVMYHPNWNSMLSSYSRKSFQKEERVPASRSSFVVENLTPLTTYIVCVTCQSANPSSDQCRVFNTLERDPASRSNTKKELALGIWLASSILLLIIAAILLYGCLHVLCRRRRERLQGRNGTSEQDHGKAWPKSPTYASEELGMQSQLMQDTEEKHPGGIQLATIIQNPSAGKEPVMPTCKSRERVPATGQCSAIN